Proteins encoded within one genomic window of Schaalia sp. HMT-172:
- the rplQ gene encoding 50S ribosomal protein L17, which translates to MPTPKKGARLGGSPAHQKLILSNLAAQLIEHRGLTTTEAKAKMLRPYVEKLITKAKRGDQHARRTVMKKIPNKGIVAILFEELVPAMDSERAGGYTRLIRVGNRKGDNAPLMRIELVMEKVEKKAVVKAAEKTAEKAAEAKAVAAEAEEAAEAAAERAEEAREDGDLAMANEAEEVAAEAGKAADAAEQAADEK; encoded by the coding sequence ATGCCCACCCCCAAGAAGGGTGCTCGTCTGGGCGGTAGCCCGGCACACCAGAAGCTGATTCTGTCGAACCTGGCGGCTCAGCTCATCGAACACCGCGGCCTCACGACCACGGAGGCGAAGGCCAAGATGCTGCGCCCCTACGTCGAGAAGCTCATCACGAAGGCCAAGCGCGGCGACCAGCACGCCCGTCGCACGGTCATGAAGAAGATCCCCAACAAGGGCATCGTCGCGATCCTCTTTGAGGAGCTCGTCCCCGCCATGGATTCCGAGCGCGCCGGCGGCTACACCCGCCTCATCCGCGTCGGCAACCGTAAGGGCGACAACGCTCCCCTGATGCGCATCGAGCTCGTCATGGAGAAGGTCGAGAAGAAGGCCGTCGTCAAGGCCGCCGAGAAGACGGCTGAGAAGGCCGCCGAGGCCAAGGCCGTTGCCGCCGAGGCCGAGGAAGCCGCCGAGGCTGCCGCCGAGCGCGCCGAAGAGGCTCGCGAGGACGGCGATCTGGCCATGGCCAACGAGGCCGAGGAAGTGGCCGCCGAGGCCGGCAAGGCTGCAGACGCCGCCGAGCAGGCCGCCGACGAGAAGTGA
- a CDS encoding DNA-directed RNA polymerase subunit alpha: protein MLIAERPILTEEKVSDLRSRFTLEPLEPGFGYTLGNSLRRTLLSSIPGAAVTSIRIDGVPHEFRTIEGVKEDVAEIILNIKQIVLSSENDEPVVMYLRKAGPGEVLAGDITPPAGVEIHNPDLRLATLNEKGKLEIELTVERGRGYVSAAQNKDPQAEISRIPIDSIYSPVVKVTYKVEATRVEQRTDFDRLVIDVETKAAITPRDALASAGKTLVELFGLMRELNEEAEGIEVGPSTTDATLAADLALPIENLNLQSRSYNALRRRGILTVGELVAHSEADLLDIRNFGTKSIEEIKESLAALGMTLKDSVMPSFGDSESAAIFSDDQSI from the coding sequence GTGCTCATTGCAGAGCGACCCATCCTGACCGAAGAAAAGGTCAGCGACCTGCGCTCCCGTTTCACCCTGGAGCCCCTCGAGCCCGGGTTCGGCTACACGCTGGGTAACTCCCTGCGTCGTACCCTCCTGTCCTCGATCCCGGGTGCAGCGGTGACGTCCATCCGCATCGATGGCGTCCCCCACGAGTTCCGCACGATCGAAGGTGTGAAGGAAGATGTCGCTGAGATCATCCTGAACATCAAGCAGATCGTCCTGTCCAGCGAGAACGACGAGCCTGTCGTCATGTACCTGCGCAAGGCCGGCCCCGGCGAGGTTCTCGCCGGCGACATCACGCCTCCCGCCGGAGTCGAGATCCACAACCCCGACCTTCGCCTCGCCACTCTCAACGAGAAGGGCAAGCTGGAGATCGAGCTGACCGTCGAGCGTGGCCGCGGCTACGTGTCGGCCGCTCAGAACAAGGATCCGCAGGCCGAAATTTCTCGCATTCCGATCGACTCGATCTACTCGCCGGTCGTCAAGGTGACCTACAAGGTCGAGGCGACCCGTGTCGAGCAGCGCACCGACTTTGATCGCCTCGTCATCGACGTGGAGACCAAGGCCGCCATTACCCCGCGCGACGCCCTGGCCTCGGCCGGCAAGACGCTCGTGGAGCTGTTCGGCCTCATGCGTGAACTGAACGAGGAAGCGGAAGGCATCGAGGTGGGCCCGTCCACCACCGACGCCACCCTCGCGGCCGATCTGGCCCTCCCCATCGAGAACCTGAACCTGCAGTCGCGTTCCTACAACGCGCTGCGTCGCCGCGGCATCCTGACCGTCGGCGAGCTGGTTGCTCACTCGGAGGCCGACCTGCTCGACATCCGCAACTTCGGTACCAAGTCGATCGAAGAGATCAAGGAGTCCCTGGCGGCTCTCGGTATGACGCTGAAGGACTCGGTGATGCCGAGCTTCGGCGACTCGGAGTCCGCTGCGATCTTTTCGGACGACCAGTCCATCTGA
- the rpsK gene encoding 30S ribosomal protein S11: MAAAKTSRTGGARKPRRKISKNVTNGHAYIKSTFNNTIVSLTDPTGAVVAWASSGQVGFKGSRKSTPFAAQLAAEAAARRAQEHGMKKVDVFVKGPGSGRETAIRSLQAAGLEIGSIQDVTPQAFNGTRPPKRRRG, from the coding sequence ATGGCAGCAGCAAAGACCTCGCGCACGGGCGGTGCCCGCAAGCCGCGTCGCAAGATTTCGAAGAACGTCACCAACGGCCACGCCTACATTAAGTCGACGTTCAACAACACCATCGTTTCCCTCACGGACCCCACGGGCGCGGTTGTCGCCTGGGCGTCCTCCGGCCAGGTTGGCTTCAAGGGTTCGCGTAAGTCCACCCCCTTTGCCGCGCAGCTCGCGGCCGAGGCTGCGGCTCGTCGCGCCCAGGAGCACGGCATGAAGAAGGTTGACGTCTTCGTCAAGGGTCCCGGCTCCGGCCGCGAGACCGCGATCCGCTCCCTGCAGGCCGCCGGCCTGGAGATCGGTTCGATCCAGGACGTCACGCCTCAGGCCTTCAACGGCACTCGCCCGCCGAAGCGCCGCCGCGGCTGA
- the rpsM gene encoding 30S ribosomal protein S13 gives MARIAGVDLPREKRLEIALTYIYGVGRTRAAETLAATGVSPDTRVKDATEEELVKLRDYIEANFKVEGDLRREVQADIRRKIEIGSYQGLRHRRGLPVHGQRTKTNARTRKGPKRTVAGKKKAK, from the coding sequence ATGGCACGTATTGCCGGCGTCGACCTCCCCCGCGAAAAGCGGCTCGAGATCGCGCTCACATACATCTACGGAGTCGGCCGCACCCGCGCGGCAGAGACCCTCGCCGCCACCGGCGTCAGCCCGGACACTCGCGTCAAGGACGCGACGGAAGAGGAACTCGTCAAGCTTCGTGACTACATTGAGGCAAACTTCAAGGTTGAGGGTGACCTCCGCCGTGAGGTTCAGGCCGACATTCGTCGCAAGATCGAAATCGGTTCGTACCAGGGCCTTCGCCACCGTCGTGGCCTGCCGGTCCACGGTCAGCGCACCAAGACCAACGCGCGTACCCGCAAGGGCCCCAAGCGCACCGTTGCAGGCAAGAAGAAGGCCAAGTAA
- the rpmJ gene encoding 50S ribosomal protein L36, which translates to MKVKPSVKKICDKCKVIRRHGNVMVICDNPRHKQRQG; encoded by the coding sequence ATGAAGGTCAAGCCGAGTGTCAAGAAGATCTGTGACAAGTGCAAGGTGATTCGTCGCCACGGCAACGTCATGGTCATCTGCGACAACCCCAGGCACAAGCAGCGCCAGGGCTGA
- the infA gene encoding translation initiation factor IF-1 has protein sequence MAKKDGVIEMEGTVVEALPNAMFRVELKNGHVVLGHIAGKMRQHYIRILPEDRVVVELSPYDLSRGRIVYRYK, from the coding sequence ATGGCGAAGAAAGACGGCGTCATTGAGATGGAAGGCACGGTCGTTGAGGCCCTGCCTAACGCGATGTTCCGTGTGGAACTGAAGAATGGCCACGTGGTTCTCGGCCATATTGCGGGAAAGATGCGTCAGCACTACATCCGCATCCTGCCCGAGGATCGAGTTGTCGTCGAGCTGAGCCCCTACGACCTCTCCCGAGGCCGTATCGTCTACCGCTACAAGTGA
- a CDS encoding M24 family metallopeptidase → MPHIELKSVEQLRWMREAGLVVASIHESLRAAVRPGITTRELDEVSAQAIADGGATSNFLGYYGYPATVCISVNDVIVHGIPGDYELAPGDIVSFDCGAFVERGGKQWHGDAAFSVIVGDSFIEDADFAAGTRASGAIAGVDGTTLRERRELDAVTRESLWAALAGLATGKRISAVGKAVETVVAENALINGWEAGIIEEFVGHGIGTKMHMPPDVLNYNVRGIQARLKPGMVLAVEPMLTRGDIASSTDDDEWTVRTIDGRDAAHWEHSIAIMADGVSVLTARDGGVAGLAPYGVTPVSLD, encoded by the coding sequence ATGCCCCACATCGAGCTTAAGTCTGTCGAGCAGTTGCGCTGGATGCGCGAGGCGGGGCTGGTCGTCGCATCGATCCACGAGTCGTTGCGCGCCGCCGTTCGTCCCGGTATCACGACGCGTGAGCTGGACGAGGTGAGCGCCCAGGCCATTGCCGACGGCGGTGCCACGTCGAATTTCCTCGGCTACTACGGCTACCCGGCGACGGTGTGTATCTCGGTCAATGACGTGATCGTCCACGGTATCCCCGGCGACTACGAGCTGGCTCCTGGCGACATCGTGTCCTTCGACTGCGGCGCGTTCGTCGAACGTGGGGGCAAGCAGTGGCACGGTGACGCGGCGTTTAGCGTGATCGTTGGCGATTCCTTCATTGAGGACGCCGACTTTGCCGCCGGTACCCGCGCGTCGGGCGCGATCGCTGGCGTCGACGGGACGACGCTGCGCGAGCGCCGCGAGCTTGACGCGGTGACTCGCGAATCGTTGTGGGCTGCCCTCGCCGGCCTCGCGACTGGCAAGCGCATTAGCGCCGTCGGCAAGGCGGTCGAGACCGTCGTCGCGGAGAACGCTCTCATCAACGGCTGGGAAGCCGGCATCATCGAGGAGTTCGTCGGCCACGGCATCGGCACCAAGATGCACATGCCTCCGGACGTTCTGAACTACAACGTGCGCGGCATTCAGGCGCGCCTCAAGCCGGGCATGGTTCTGGCGGTCGAGCCGATGTTGACCCGCGGAGACATCGCGTCGAGCACGGATGATGACGAGTGGACGGTGCGCACGATTGACGGCCGCGACGCCGCTCACTGGGAGCATTCGATCGCGATCATGGCGGATGGCGTCAGCGTGCTGACTGCGCGCGACGGGGGAGTGGCAGGCCTGGCGCCCTACGGCGTGACGCCTGTGTCGCTCGACTGA
- a CDS encoding adenylate kinase, with protein sequence MTVVILLGPPGAGKGTQASRIAERLDIPAISTGDIFRANMAEGTEIGKQAQAYMDRGEFVPDSVTNAMVKARLAAPDTANGFLLDGYPRSVEQAHVLRDMLLDLGKSIDVVLEIQVDEDEVVERMLKRAQEQHRTDDTEPVMRHRLEVYHQQTEPVATYYVDQDLLEVVDGRGSIDEVTERIFAILDSVAK encoded by the coding sequence ATGACAGTTGTCATCCTCCTCGGCCCTCCCGGAGCTGGCAAGGGAACCCAGGCCTCGCGCATCGCCGAGCGCCTGGACATTCCCGCCATCTCGACGGGTGACATCTTCCGTGCGAACATGGCGGAGGGCACGGAGATCGGCAAGCAGGCGCAGGCCTACATGGACCGCGGCGAGTTCGTTCCCGACTCGGTCACGAACGCCATGGTGAAGGCGCGCCTGGCGGCTCCGGATACGGCGAACGGCTTCCTCCTGGACGGCTACCCCCGTTCCGTCGAGCAGGCGCACGTCCTGCGTGACATGCTCTTGGACCTGGGCAAGTCCATCGACGTCGTCCTGGAGATCCAGGTCGACGAGGACGAGGTCGTGGAGCGCATGCTGAAGCGCGCCCAGGAGCAGCACCGCACGGATGATACCGAGCCTGTGATGCGTCACCGCCTCGAGGTCTACCACCAGCAGACGGAGCCCGTGGCGACCTACTACGTCGATCAGGACCTGCTCGAGGTCGTGGACGGTCGCGGCTCCATCGACGAGGTCACGGAGCGCATCTTCGCGATCCTGGACTCGGTGGCGAAGTAA